The Streptomyces sp. P9-A4 genome contains a region encoding:
- the yajC gene encoding preprotein translocase subunit YajC, whose product MSIVTLLPFIVLIGAMFLMTRSAKKKQQAAAQMRNEMQPGTGVRTIGGMYATVKEIGDETVLLEVAPGVHAVYAKNSIGAVLEDSEYNRIVHGDEEESDTDTVVPDDASSLTEAAEAEATETIEDAAPKADLTKKSDAAEAATEGQKDGKTDGETDAK is encoded by the coding sequence GTGAGCATCGTGACCCTCCTCCCCTTCATCGTCCTCATCGGGGCCATGTTCCTGATGACCCGCTCTGCCAAGAAGAAGCAGCAGGCGGCGGCGCAGATGCGCAACGAGATGCAGCCCGGCACCGGCGTGCGCACGATCGGGGGGATGTACGCCACCGTCAAGGAGATCGGCGACGAGACCGTTCTCCTCGAGGTCGCGCCGGGCGTTCACGCGGTCTACGCGAAGAACTCGATCGGTGCGGTCCTGGAGGACTCCGAGTACAACCGGATCGTCCACGGCGACGAGGAGGAGTCGGACACCGACACCGTCGTCCCGGACGACGCCTCCTCGCTGACCGAGGCCGCCGAGGCCGAGGCCACGGAGACCATCGAGGACGCGGCGCCCAAGGCCGACCTGACCAAGAAGTCGGACGCGGCCGAGGCCGCCACCGAGGGGCAGAAGGACGGCAAGACCGACGGCGAGACCGACGCGAAGTAG
- the ruvB gene encoding Holliday junction branch migration DNA helicase RuvB, with amino-acid sequence MNWDDDITAEATDAEARIVGASAEGDDQAVEAALRPKDLSEFVGQEKVRQQLDLVLKAARQRGATADHVLLSGAPGLGKTTLSMIIAAEMNAPIRITSGPAIQHAGDLAAILSSLQEGEILFLDEIHRMSRPAEEMLYMAMEDFRVDVIVGKGPGATAIPLDLPPFTLVGATTRAGLLPPPLRDRFGFTGHMEFYDPAELQRVIHRSAGLLDVEIDAAGAAEIAGRSRGTPRIANRLLRRVRDYAQVRADGVITREISEAALSVYEVDGRGLDRLDRAVLEALLKLFGGGPVGLSTLAVAVGEERETVEEVAEPFLVREGLLARTPRGRVATPAAWAHLGLLPPQAAGPGGGGKGQQGLFGA; translated from the coding sequence GTGAACTGGGACGACGACATCACCGCCGAGGCCACCGACGCCGAGGCGCGCATCGTCGGCGCCTCCGCCGAGGGGGACGACCAGGCCGTCGAGGCGGCCCTGCGCCCCAAGGACCTCAGTGAGTTCGTCGGCCAGGAGAAGGTCCGCCAGCAGCTCGACCTGGTCCTCAAGGCCGCCCGCCAGCGCGGTGCCACCGCCGACCACGTCCTGCTCTCCGGTGCCCCCGGCCTCGGCAAGACCACCCTCTCGATGATCATCGCGGCCGAGATGAACGCCCCGATCCGCATCACCTCGGGCCCCGCCATCCAGCACGCCGGAGACCTCGCCGCGATCCTCTCCTCCCTCCAGGAGGGCGAGATCCTCTTCCTCGACGAGATCCACCGCATGTCCCGGCCCGCCGAGGAGATGCTCTACATGGCGATGGAGGACTTCCGCGTCGACGTCATCGTCGGCAAGGGCCCCGGCGCCACCGCCATCCCGCTGGACCTCCCGCCCTTCACCCTGGTCGGCGCCACCACCCGGGCCGGCCTCCTGCCGCCACCGCTGCGCGACCGCTTCGGCTTCACCGGGCACATGGAGTTCTACGACCCCGCCGAACTCCAGCGCGTGATCCACCGCTCCGCCGGACTCCTCGACGTCGAGATCGACGCCGCCGGAGCCGCCGAGATCGCCGGCCGCTCCCGCGGCACCCCCCGTATCGCCAACCGGCTGCTCCGCCGCGTCCGCGACTACGCGCAGGTCAGGGCCGACGGAGTGATCACCCGGGAGATCTCCGAGGCCGCCCTCAGCGTGTACGAGGTCGACGGCCGCGGCCTCGACCGCCTCGACCGGGCCGTCCTGGAGGCCCTGCTCAAGCTCTTCGGCGGCGGTCCGGTCGGCCTCTCCACCCTCGCGGTGGCCGTCGGGGAGGAGCGCGAGACCGTCGAGGAGGTCGCCGAACCCTTCCTCGTACGCGAAGGCCTGCTGGCCCGTACACCCCGTGGCCGGGTCGCCACTCCGGCGGCATGGGCGCACCTCGGACTCCTTCCGCCGCAGGCAGCGGGCCCGGGCGGCGGGGGAAAGGGACAACAGGGGCTCTTCGGGGCGTGA
- the ruvA gene encoding Holliday junction branch migration protein RuvA, with the protein MIAFVSGPVAALAPTTAVIEVGGVGMAVQCTPATLAGLRIGEDARLATSLVVREDSLTLYGFADDDERQVFELLQTASGVGPRLAQAMLGVHSPDALRVAVSTGDEKALMAVPGIGKKGAQKLLLELKDKLGAPLGSSGLVGAQRASATGPAPWTEQLSAALIGLGYASREAEEAVSAVAPQAEAAIAEGGTAPVPQLLRAALQTLNRTR; encoded by the coding sequence ATGATCGCCTTCGTCAGCGGCCCGGTCGCCGCGCTCGCCCCCACCACGGCCGTGATCGAGGTCGGCGGCGTGGGCATGGCCGTCCAGTGCACCCCGGCGACCCTCGCGGGCCTGCGGATCGGCGAGGACGCCCGGCTCGCCACCTCCCTCGTCGTCCGTGAGGACTCCCTCACCCTGTACGGCTTCGCCGACGACGACGAGCGGCAGGTCTTCGAACTCCTCCAGACCGCCAGCGGCGTCGGCCCCCGCCTCGCCCAGGCCATGCTCGGCGTGCACAGCCCCGACGCCCTGCGCGTCGCCGTCTCCACCGGCGACGAGAAGGCCCTCATGGCCGTCCCCGGCATCGGCAAGAAGGGCGCGCAGAAACTCCTCCTCGAACTGAAGGACAAGCTCGGCGCCCCCCTCGGCAGCAGCGGCCTGGTCGGCGCCCAGCGCGCCTCGGCCACCGGCCCCGCGCCCTGGACCGAGCAGCTGTCCGCCGCGCTCATCGGCCTCGGGTACGCGAGCCGCGAGGCGGAGGAGGCGGTCAGCGCCGTCGCACCGCAGGCCGAGGCCGCGATCGCCGAGGGCGGTACCGCCCCCGTACCGCAGCTGCTCCGGGCCGCCCTGCAGACCCTCAACCGGACCCGCTGA